The following proteins come from a genomic window of Nocardioides albertanoniae:
- a CDS encoding TadE/TadG family type IV pilus assembly protein: MNHLRDERGSVTAWMATGAFVMATLVGLAVDLGGQVHAQQRAHDVAAQAARTGAQEVQAAPAVQGRYARIDTSAARQAAQAYLSAAGMRGTVSISNGDRIVVETRDTYRTKFLGIIGITRVTVHGEATGHLVRSLGGNQR; this comes from the coding sequence ATGAATCACCTCCGCGATGAGCGCGGTTCGGTCACAGCCTGGATGGCGACCGGAGCCTTCGTCATGGCCACTCTTGTCGGGCTGGCCGTCGACCTCGGTGGGCAGGTTCACGCCCAGCAGCGAGCCCACGATGTCGCCGCCCAGGCAGCGCGCACCGGCGCCCAGGAAGTGCAGGCGGCACCCGCGGTCCAGGGCCGGTACGCCCGGATCGACACCAGTGCCGCACGCCAGGCAGCCCAGGCGTACCTCTCCGCCGCCGGCATGCGGGGCACGGTCTCGATCAGTAACGGCGACCGGATCGTCGTCGAGACCCGCGACACCTACCGCACCAAATTCCTCGGGATCATCGGTATCACCAGGGTCACGGTCCATGGCGAAGCGACCGGCCACCTCGTACGCAGCCTCGGAGGTAACCAGCGATGA
- a CDS encoding TadE family protein gives MSPTRSDRHRRARNERGAASIELVILLPALFAVMFLGMQAALYYHARTIAIAAAQEGARAAGAEGATSTDGRRSARAYLADVGGDALKSSRVNVTRTGTTATATVTGRSLSVLPGWQPRVRQSASVTVERLTAP, from the coding sequence ATGAGTCCAACAAGATCAGATAGGCACCGCCGGGCTCGCAACGAACGAGGCGCCGCCTCGATCGAGCTCGTCATTCTGCTACCCGCCCTGTTCGCGGTCATGTTCCTCGGAATGCAGGCCGCGCTCTATTACCACGCCCGCACGATCGCGATCGCCGCTGCACAAGAGGGTGCCCGAGCGGCCGGCGCAGAGGGCGCGACCTCAACCGATGGCAGGCGATCGGCTCGCGCCTATCTCGCCGACGTCGGCGGAGACGCACTGAAGTCGAGCCGCGTCAACGTCACCCGAACCGGGACAACAGCCACAGCGACAGTCACCGGGCGGAGCCTGAGCGTATTGCCCGGGTGGCAGCCTCGAGTTCGGCAGTCTGCGAGCGTGACCGTCGAAAGGCTCACTGCGCCATGA
- a CDS encoding type II secretion system F family protein: MTGLQIMMASGALIGLGIVLLLARVLPAHPDPVDALDRLTAKAAPTRAVATPANRTERLGTWAIRALPPAIWVRTPTRELALLRLSLARFYGEKIIFAALGLVIAPVFAVFLSLIGLGLPVAIPAIGSVALAVVMFFIPNYNALDDARAARLEFTRALGAYTELVALERNNGSGVRQAMEAAAEIGDSWVFTRLTEELTRSRWSGLPPWEALHALSEELGLPELDDFADIMRLSGEEGASVYSTLRARSAAMRTAMLNDEITEANAVGERMSIPGSLLGVVFMGLLLAPSLLRMVMPT, from the coding sequence ATGACCGGTCTGCAGATCATGATGGCCTCCGGCGCGCTGATCGGGCTCGGCATCGTGCTGCTCCTGGCCCGCGTACTGCCGGCGCATCCCGATCCGGTCGACGCGCTTGACCGGCTCACTGCCAAGGCGGCACCAACCAGGGCGGTTGCGACTCCGGCGAACCGGACAGAACGGCTCGGCACCTGGGCGATCCGCGCTCTCCCGCCGGCGATCTGGGTGCGTACGCCAACACGCGAGCTCGCGCTCCTACGGCTCTCGCTGGCTCGGTTCTACGGCGAGAAGATCATCTTCGCGGCACTCGGGCTGGTCATCGCGCCCGTGTTCGCAGTCTTCCTCTCACTCATCGGCCTCGGGCTCCCCGTCGCAATCCCTGCCATCGGTTCGGTTGCTCTTGCCGTGGTGATGTTCTTCATTCCGAACTACAACGCGCTCGACGATGCCCGTGCAGCGCGGCTCGAGTTCACCCGGGCATTGGGGGCCTATACCGAGCTGGTCGCGCTCGAGCGCAACAACGGATCTGGTGTACGCCAGGCCATGGAGGCCGCTGCCGAGATCGGCGACTCGTGGGTCTTCACCCGGCTGACCGAGGAGCTCACCCGCTCACGCTGGTCCGGCCTACCACCCTGGGAAGCGCTCCACGCGTTGTCGGAGGAACTCGGCCTTCCCGAGCTCGATGACTTCGCCGACATCATGCGTCTCTCCGGTGAAGAGGGCGCGTCGGTCTACTCGACCCTGCGCGCCCGCTCCGCGGCGATGCGCACCGCCATGCTCAACGACGAGATCACCGAGGCCAACGCCGTCGGTGAACGTATGTCCATCCCCGGCTCACTGCTCGGGGTGGTCTTCATGGGGCTGCTCCTGGCTCCATCACTGCTCCGGATGGTCATGCCCACCTGA
- a CDS encoding TadE/TadG family type IV pilus assembly protein has product MTSRRRDERGSSAIEAAIGVPAFGLFVGLIIFGGRMAVAHESVQSAAAEAARTASIARSSSDATRTATDAARASLKSQGINCRTVSVRIDTRAFQTAVGEPGAVAATVTCRLDLTDLSAPVPGSRTIRATMSSPVDTWRERGDSR; this is encoded by the coding sequence ATGACCTCGAGACGACGAGATGAGCGTGGATCCTCCGCGATCGAGGCAGCCATCGGCGTACCTGCCTTCGGTCTCTTCGTCGGCCTGATCATCTTCGGTGGACGTATGGCCGTCGCGCACGAGTCGGTGCAGTCGGCCGCAGCGGAGGCCGCGCGTACGGCTTCGATCGCCCGGTCCTCCTCCGACGCGACGCGAACCGCGACCGACGCGGCACGAGCGAGCCTCAAGAGCCAAGGAATCAACTGTCGTACGGTCTCGGTTCGAATCGACACCCGGGCATTCCAGACAGCCGTCGGAGAGCCGGGCGCGGTGGCCGCCACCGTCACCTGTCGCCTGGATCTGACCGACCTGTCCGCGCCCGTGCCAGGGAGTCGCACGATTCGGGCCACGATGTCCTCGCCAGTTGACACCTGGCGGGAGCGAGGTGATTCACGATGA